A genome region from Myxocyprinus asiaticus isolate MX2 ecotype Aquarium Trade chromosome 12, UBuf_Myxa_2, whole genome shotgun sequence includes the following:
- the LOC127448908 gene encoding cytochrome c1, heme protein, mitochondrial-like has translation MAALRVVMFSGTGRTILNTSKSFHTPRANMSFASLPKGKKIALTTIGVLTTGGASLALLLQQSVKASDLELHPPSYPWSHNGMLSSLDHASIRRGYQVYKQVCSACHSMEYLAFRNLVGVSHTEAEVKSLAEEIEVVDGPDETGEMFTRPGKLSDYFPKPYPNPEAARAANNGALPPDLSYIINARHGGEDYVFSLLTGYCDPPAGVSVREGLYYNPYFPGQAIGMAPPIYNEVLEYDDGTPATMSQVAKDVCTFLRWAAEPEHDQRKRMGLKLLMGASILIPLVYYMKRHRWSVLKSRKIAYRPPK, from the exons ATGGCGGCGCTCCGTGTGGTGATGTTCTCCGGCACCGGGAGAACCATCCTCAACACATCCAAATCCTTTCATACTCCTCGG gccaACATGTCGTTTGCTAGCCTGCCGAAGGGGAAGAAGATCGCCCTGACCACAATTGGGGTTCTGACGACAGGAGGAGCGAGTCTGGCTCTATTGCTGCAACAGTCGGTTAAAGCCTCAGATTTGGAGCTGCACCCACCTTCATACCCCTGGAGCCACAATGGCATGCTGTCCTCCCTCGACCATGCCAG TATTCGTCGTGGGTACCAAGTATATAAGCAGGTGTGCTCGGCCTGCCACAGTATGGAGTACCTGGCCTTCCGTAACTTGGTGGGAGTTTCACACACAGAGGCAGAGGTCAAATCTTTAGCTGAGGAG ATTGAAGTTGTGGATGGTCCTGATGAGACAGGAGAGATGTTCACTCGACCTGGAAAGCTCTCCGATTATTTCCCCAAACCCTACCCGAACCCTGAGGCTGCCCGTGCTGCCAACAACGGAGCTCTGCCCCCTGACCTCAGCTATATCATCAATGCTAG gcATGGAGGTGAAGATTATgtgttctctcttctgactgGTTACTGTGATCCTCCGGCTGGTGTATCTGTTAGAGAGGGGCTTTATTACAACCCCTATTTCCCGGGCCAGGCCATTGGAATGGCACCACCTATCTACAATGAGGTGCTAGAGTATGATGATG GAACACCTGCCACCATGAGCCAGGTTGCTAAAGATGTCTGCACCTTCCTGAGGTGGGCTGCGGAACCAGAACATGATCAACGCAAACGAATGGGACTGAAG CTATTGATGGGCGCTTCCATCCTTATTCCCTTGGTCTACTACATGAAGAGGCACAGGTGGTCTGTGCTCAAGAGCAGAAAGATCGCCTACAGGCCTCCCAAATAA